Proteins found in one Rhinolophus ferrumequinum isolate MPI-CBG mRhiFer1 chromosome 9, mRhiFer1_v1.p, whole genome shotgun sequence genomic segment:
- the KLF17 gene encoding Krueppel-like factor 17 codes for MEQKAQGLSHWPAAQHQFSEDTEKSMCVLDIDLSPGNSGVHTSWNHDPSGIQHFPQCPQLENVPLVPAEAPRQNASEVGPQFSVLLPEHGVNYCPQITLTAPQMICYQGMSSSQPGMIFKGHQMMPLGEPDISGMAMTFSGMPPNEPPVSAPTGIPMTSHISAPTTPYSGPPTVSANRDSLTPKMLLAPSMPSTESQAMLPSLAQILSPRDLHNYGIPPAGSPSLLALESSDSFVSQPASQEDLFLPKQHIPAPRRAEQNSKAQERASERRSPVLRPYCCQYEDCRKAYTKRSHLVSHQRKHTGERPYKCKWEGCTWSFFRSDELGRHTRIHTRYRPHKCDQCSRQFMRSDHLRQHQRTHLRASGSPDIQAIDGQIAGPPAPGL; via the exons ATGGAGCAGAAGGCCCAAGGGCTGAGCCACTGGCCGGCAGCTCAGCACCAGTTCTCAGAG gATACTGAGAAGTCAATGTGCGTCTTGGACATAGATCTATCTCCCGGAAACAGTGGAGTGCACACCTCTTGGAACCATGACCCATCAGGCATTCAACATTTCCCTCAGTGCCCACAGCTGGAGAATGTCCCCTTGGTCCCTGCTGAGGCACCCAGGCAGAATGCAAGTGAAGTGGGGCCCCAGTTCAGTGTGTTGCTGCCTGAGCATGGCGTGAACTACTGCCCCCAAATAACTCTCACTGCTCCCCAGATGATTTGCTATCAGGGAATGTCTTCCTCTCAGCCAGGAATGATTTTCAAGGGGCACCAGATGATGCCCTTAGGAGAGCCCGATATATCAGGGATGGCCATGACCTTCAGTGGGATGCCCCCCAATGAGCCTCCCGTCTCAGCTCCCACTGGAATCCCAATGACGTCCCACATCAGTGCACCAACAACGCCTTACTCGGGCCCTCCAACCGTATCTGCTAACAGAGACTCTTTAACACCTAAAATGTTATTGGCCCCAAGCATGCCTTCCACTGAGAGCCAGGCAATGCTCCCCTCTTTGGCTCAGATACTGTCTCCTAGAGATCTCCACAACTATGGAATTCCCCCAGCTGGGTCCCCATCATTGCTGGCTTTAGAATCCTCGGACTCTTTTGTGAGCCAGCCAGCCTCCCaggaagacctcttcctacccAAGCAGCACATACCTGCTCCACGTAGAGCAGAGCAGAACTCCAAGGCCCAGGAAAGGGCTTCTGAGAGGAGGTCCCCAGTTTTAAGGCCTTACTGCTGCCAGTATGAGGACTGTAGAAAAGCTTATACTAAGCGCTCTCACCTCGTGAGTCACCAACGCAAACACACAG GTGAGAGGCCCTATAAATGCAAGTGGGAAGGCTGCACGTGGTCTTTCTTCCGTTCCGATGAGCTTGGACGACATACGCGGATACACACCAGATACCGACCCCATAAATGTGATCAGTGCAGCCGACAGTTTATGAGATCTGACCATCTCAGGCAACACCAAAGGACTCATTTACGGGCGTCAGGATCCCCTGACATACAGGCCATCGATGGACAGATAGCTGGTCCTCCTGCTCCTGGTCTTTAG